A section of the Rhodobacteraceae bacterium M382 genome encodes:
- the atpA gene encoding F0F1 ATP synthase subunit alpha — translation MGIQAAEISAILKDQIKNFGQEAEVAEIGRVLSVGDGIARVYGLDNVQAGEMVEFPGGIMGMALNLENDNVGVVIFGSDRDIKEGDTVKRTNSIVDVPVGNGLLGRVVDGLGNPLDGKGPIESSERGVADVKAPGIIPRKSVHEPMATGLKSVDAMIPIGRGQRELIIGDRQTGKTAVALDAILNQKSYNEAAGDDEGKKLYCVYVAIGQKRSTVAQLVKKLEETGAMEYSIVVAATASDPAPMQFLAPYSATAMAEFFRDNGRHALIIYDDLSKQAVSYRQMSLLLRRPPGREAYPGDVFYLHSRLLERSAKLGDDSGNGSLTALPIIETQGGDVSAFIPTNVISITDGQIFLETELFYQGIRPAVNTGLSVSRVGSSAQTNAMKSVAGPVKLELAQYREMAAFAQFGSDLDASTQQLLNRGARLTELMKQPQYSPLTNAEIVCVIFAGTKGYLDKIDVKAVGRYEAGLLAHLRGKHQDLLDFITNEDPKIKGDAEDKIKAALDEFAANFA, via the coding sequence ATGGGTATCCAAGCTGCAGAGATTTCTGCAATCCTGAAAGACCAGATCAAGAACTTTGGTCAGGAAGCAGAAGTGGCCGAAATCGGTCGCGTGCTGAGCGTCGGCGACGGTATCGCCCGCGTGTACGGTCTCGACAATGTTCAGGCCGGTGAAATGGTCGAATTCCCGGGTGGCATCATGGGCATGGCCCTGAACCTGGAAAACGACAACGTCGGTGTGGTTATCTTCGGATCTGACCGCGACATCAAAGAAGGTGACACGGTCAAGCGCACCAACTCGATCGTGGACGTGCCAGTCGGCAACGGTCTGCTGGGTCGCGTTGTTGACGGCCTGGGCAACCCCCTGGACGGCAAAGGTCCCATCGAATCTTCGGAGCGTGGCGTTGCAGACGTCAAAGCGCCGGGCATTATCCCGCGTAAATCGGTTCACGAACCGATGGCAACCGGTCTGAAGTCGGTTGACGCCATGATCCCAATCGGCCGTGGCCAGCGGGAATTGATCATCGGGGACCGTCAGACCGGTAAGACCGCCGTTGCTCTGGACGCGATCCTGAACCAGAAATCCTACAACGAAGCCGCTGGCGACGATGAAGGCAAGAAACTGTATTGCGTTTATGTCGCGATCGGTCAGAAGCGTTCGACAGTTGCTCAGCTGGTGAAGAAGCTGGAAGAAACCGGTGCGATGGAGTATTCCATCGTTGTGGCCGCGACCGCGTCCGACCCGGCTCCGATGCAGTTTCTGGCCCCCTATTCGGCAACAGCGATGGCCGAATTCTTCCGTGACAATGGCCGCCACGCGCTGATCATCTATGATGACCTGTCCAAACAGGCCGTGTCCTATCGTCAGATGTCCTTGTTGCTGCGTCGTCCGCCCGGACGTGAAGCCTATCCTGGTGACGTTTTCTATCTCCACTCCCGCCTGCTGGAACGGTCCGCAAAACTGGGTGACGACAGCGGCAATGGCTCGTTGACCGCTCTGCCGATCATTGAAACCCAGGGTGGTGACGTTTCGGCGTTTATTCCAACCAACGTGATTTCGATCACCGACGGTCAGATCTTCCTGGAAACCGAATTGTTCTACCAGGGTATCCGCCCTGCTGTGAACACCGGTCTGTCGGTTTCGCGTGTGGGCTCGTCGGCTCAGACAAACGCGATGAAATCGGTTGCCGGTCCGGTGAAACTGGAACTGGCTCAGTACCGCGAAATGGCGGCCTTTGCTCAGTTCGGCTCCGACCTGGATGCCTCCACTCAGCAGTTGCTGAACCGTGGCGCCCGTCTGACCGAACTGATGAAACAGCCTCAGTATTCGCCGCTGACCAACGCTGAAATCGTCTGCGTGATCTTTGCCGGTACCAAAGGGTATCTGGACAAGATCGACGTCAAGGCAGTTGGCCGTTACGAGGCTGGCCTGCTGGCGCATCTGCGTGGCAAGCATCAGGATCTGCTGGACTTCATCACCAATGAAGATCCCAAGATCAAAGGCGACGCCGAGGATAAGATCAAAGCTGCGCTGGACGAATTCGCCGCTAATTTCGCTTAA
- a CDS encoding F0F1 ATP synthase subunit gamma, which produces MPSLKDLKNRIESVKSTRKITKAMQMVAAAKLRRAQESAEEARPYAKRFNAVMAGLAASVGGSDSAPLLLRGTGSDQVQLLVVMTSERGLCGGFNANIAKLARQKAEALRAAGKTVKVLTVGKKGRDSLKRDLGDAYVGHVDLSEVKRLGYANAQDIARDVLNRFDAGEFDVATIFYAEFVNVVTQVPTAKQIIPASFDASEGVEGGSVYDYEPSEEAILADLLPRGVATQIFSALLENGASEQGARMSAMDNATRNAGEMIDKLTIEYNRSRQAVITNELIEIISGAEAL; this is translated from the coding sequence ATGCCGAGTCTTAAGGACCTTAAAAACAGGATCGAGTCGGTCAAATCGACCCGCAAGATCACCAAGGCCATGCAGATGGTCGCGGCCGCAAAACTGCGTCGCGCCCAAGAGTCTGCAGAAGAGGCACGCCCCTATGCCAAACGGTTCAATGCCGTCATGGCGGGGCTGGCCGCTTCGGTCGGCGGCAGCGACTCTGCGCCCCTGTTGCTTCGCGGCACCGGGAGCGATCAGGTTCAACTGCTGGTCGTCATGACCTCCGAGCGCGGCCTTTGCGGCGGCTTCAACGCCAACATCGCCAAACTGGCACGCCAAAAGGCCGAAGCGCTGCGCGCTGCGGGCAAGACAGTCAAAGTTCTGACTGTCGGTAAAAAAGGCCGTGACAGTCTGAAACGCGATTTGGGTGACGCCTATGTCGGCCACGTGGATCTCTCCGAAGTCAAGCGCTTGGGTTATGCCAATGCGCAGGACATCGCGCGGGACGTTCTGAACCGCTTTGATGCTGGTGAATTCGACGTTGCAACGATTTTCTATGCGGAATTCGTCAACGTTGTGACCCAGGTGCCCACAGCGAAGCAGATCATTCCGGCGTCGTTTGACGCTTCGGAAGGCGTGGAAGGCGGATCGGTTTACGATTACGAGCCCAGCGAAGAGGCCATTCTGGCCGATCTGCTGCCTCGTGGTGTCGCGACCCAGATCTTTTCCGCCCTGCTGGAAAATGGCGCATCCGAACAGGGTGCCCGGATGAGCGCGATGGACAATGCGACCCGCAATGCGGGCGAGATGATCGACAAGCTGACAATCGAATACAACCGTTCGCGTCAGGCCGTCATCACCAACGAGCTGATTGAAATCATTTCGGGCGCTGAGGCGCTCTAA
- the atpD gene encoding F0F1 ATP synthase subunit beta, with protein sequence MANAKGKITQVIGAVVDVQFEDSLPEILNALNTTNNGKNLVLEVAQHLGENTVRTIAMDATEGLVRGAVVTDTGAPISVPVGTGTLGRILNVIGEPVDEKGPVESTGSRAIHGEAPSFADQSTATEILTTGIKVIDLLAPYTKGGKIGLFGGAGVGKTVLIMELINNIAKVHSGVSVFAGVGERTREGNDLYHEMIESGVIVPDNLSESKISLVYGQMNEPPGARMRVALSGLTLAEQFRDDTGSDVLFFVDNIFRFTQAGSEVSALLGRIPSAVGYQPTLATDMGAMQERISSTKNGSITSVQAVYVPADDLTDPAPATSFAHLDATTVLDRAISEKGIYPAVDPLGSTSRLLDPLVIGDEHYTVATDVQQILQRYKSLQDIIAILGMDELSEEDKLAVARARKIERFLSQPFDVAKVFTGADGKQVPLEDTIASFKAVVAGEYDHLPEAAFYMVGGIDEVIAKAEKMAAEAA encoded by the coding sequence ATGGCTAATGCAAAAGGCAAAATCACCCAGGTGATTGGCGCCGTTGTAGACGTTCAGTTCGAAGATTCCCTGCCGGAAATTCTGAACGCTCTGAACACAACCAACAATGGTAAGAACCTGGTGCTGGAAGTTGCTCAGCACCTGGGCGAAAACACAGTCCGTACCATCGCGATGGATGCGACCGAAGGTCTGGTGCGTGGCGCCGTTGTGACCGACACCGGCGCTCCGATCTCGGTGCCTGTCGGGACCGGTACTCTGGGCCGCATCCTGAACGTCATCGGCGAACCGGTTGATGAAAAGGGTCCAGTCGAAAGCACGGGTAGCCGCGCCATCCACGGCGAAGCACCTTCGTTTGCCGACCAGTCGACCGCAACCGAAATCCTGACCACCGGCATCAAGGTCATCGACCTGCTGGCCCCCTACACCAAGGGTGGTAAAATTGGTCTGTTCGGCGGTGCCGGCGTTGGTAAAACCGTTCTGATCATGGAACTGATCAACAACATCGCAAAAGTGCACTCGGGCGTGTCCGTGTTCGCGGGTGTTGGTGAGCGGACCCGTGAAGGGAACGACCTGTACCACGAGATGATCGAATCCGGTGTTATCGTTCCCGATAACCTGTCGGAATCGAAAATTTCCCTGGTTTACGGTCAGATGAACGAACCTCCAGGTGCCCGTATGCGTGTTGCTCTGTCGGGTCTGACCCTGGCGGAACAGTTCCGCGATGACACCGGTTCGGACGTTCTGTTCTTTGTGGACAACATCTTCCGCTTCACTCAGGCCGGTTCCGAAGTTTCGGCTCTGCTGGGTCGTATTCCTTCGGCTGTGGGCTATCAGCCGACACTGGCCACCGACATGGGTGCCATGCAGGAACGGATTTCGTCGACCAAAAACGGTTCGATTACATCGGTTCAGGCCGTGTATGTTCCTGCGGATGACTTGACCGACCCTGCACCTGCGACATCGTTTGCGCACCTCGATGCGACAACCGTTCTGGACCGTGCGATTTCGGAAAAGGGTATCTACCCTGCCGTGGATCCGCTGGGTTCGACATCGCGTCTTCTGGACCCGCTGGTCATCGGTGACGAACACTATACCGTTGCAACCGACGTTCAGCAGATCCTGCAGCGTTACAAATCCCTGCAGGACATCATCGCCATTCTGGGCATGGACGAACTGTCGGAAGAAGACAAACTGGCCGTTGCCCGTGCGCGTAAGATCGAACGCTTCCTGAGCCAGCCATTTGACGTTGCAAAGGTCTTTACCGGCGCAGACGGCAAACAGGTTCCTCTGGAAGACACCATCGCGTCGTTCAAGGCCGTTGTGGCTGGCGAATACGATCACCTTCCCGAAGCAGCCTTCTACATGGTTGGCGGCATCGACGAAGTGATCGCAAAAGCCGAAAAAATGGCTGCTGAAGCGGCCTAA
- a CDS encoding F0F1 ATP synthase subunit epsilon has product MADTMQFDLVSPERSLASLQVTAVQIPGADGDLTAMPNHAPLITTLRPGILTVEGAQGTEKYAVTGGFAEIGESLSVLAERALPVAEVTQDILDSFVTDAVNARDNATPEMLDALAKQVTDIAAMAAELGLQAKT; this is encoded by the coding sequence ATGGCTGATACCATGCAATTCGACCTGGTCAGCCCGGAGCGGAGCCTTGCTTCGCTTCAGGTGACCGCGGTCCAGATCCCGGGTGCCGATGGTGACCTGACAGCGATGCCCAATCACGCGCCGCTGATCACCACTCTGCGTCCAGGTATTCTGACTGTGGAAGGTGCCCAGGGAACCGAAAAATACGCCGTTACCGGTGGATTTGCGGAAATCGGGGAAAGCCTGTCGGTTCTGGCCGAACGTGCTTTGCCGGTTGCCGAAGTGACCCAGGATATCCTGGACAGCTTTGTCACCGACGCCGTGAACGCCCGCGACAACGCGACGCCCGAAATGCTGGATGCGTTGGCCAAACAGGTCACCGACATCGCGGCCATGGCCGCCGAGTTGGGGCTTCAGGCCAAAACCTGA
- a CDS encoding H-type lectin domain-containing protein has protein sequence MKRLRNPRTGIAQGDVEVFADYVDNGPMWTGDGPRERVKSIKFDEKFATPPAVQVAISLWDMDTEAAIRAELVAQNITETGFEIVFRTWHDSRVARLRCSWIAIGELPFSDDWDVY, from the coding sequence ATGAAGAGATTGCGCAATCCGCGTACTGGTATTGCCCAGGGCGACGTCGAAGTTTTTGCCGACTATGTAGACAATGGTCCAATGTGGACCGGCGATGGTCCACGCGAGCGGGTCAAATCAATTAAGTTTGATGAAAAATTCGCCACGCCGCCTGCGGTGCAGGTCGCAATTTCGCTATGGGACATGGATACGGAAGCAGCCATTCGGGCCGAATTGGTGGCCCAGAACATTACTGAAACCGGGTTCGAAATCGTGTTCCGAACCTGGCATGACAGTCGGGTGGCACGGCTGCGCTGTTCTTGGATTGCTATTGGCGAACTTCCCTTTTCCGATGATTGGGATGTGTATTGA
- a CDS encoding ribose-phosphate pyrophosphokinase — translation MPTLNEPKLIAGNANLPLAEAIARRMSLHRGVDQGLVDARVERFNDGEIFVEVYENVRGEDMFIIQPTSNPANDNLMELLIIADALRRSSASRITAVIPYFGYARQDRRTKARTPISAKLVANMLTGAGIERILTMDLHAAQIQGFFDIPVDNLYASPIFALDVQAQFKDQMSDIMVVSPDVGGVARARELAKRINAPLSIVDKRREKPGEIAEMTVIGDVTDKICLIVDDMCDTAGTLCKAAQVLLDNGAKEVHAYITHGVMSGPAVERVSNSVMKSLVLTDSIQPTDEVRNCPNIRIVPTAPIFTQAILNIWHGTSVSSLFEDKTLTPIYEALYNR, via the coding sequence ATGCCGACGCTCAACGAACCCAAGCTGATTGCTGGGAACGCCAACCTTCCACTTGCCGAAGCCATTGCCCGCCGCATGAGCCTTCATCGCGGCGTTGACCAAGGACTGGTCGACGCGCGTGTCGAACGCTTTAATGACGGCGAAATCTTTGTCGAAGTTTATGAAAATGTCCGAGGCGAGGACATGTTCATAATCCAGCCGACATCGAATCCGGCCAATGACAATCTCATGGAGCTGCTGATCATCGCCGATGCGCTGCGCCGGTCTTCAGCGTCGCGGATCACCGCAGTGATCCCCTATTTCGGCTATGCCCGTCAGGACCGCCGCACCAAGGCACGGACACCGATCTCGGCCAAGCTGGTCGCCAACATGCTGACCGGTGCTGGTATCGAACGGATCCTGACCATGGACCTGCATGCGGCCCAGATCCAGGGGTTCTTTGATATTCCGGTGGACAACCTTTATGCCAGCCCGATCTTTGCGCTGGACGTACAGGCCCAGTTCAAAGACCAGATGAGCGACATCATGGTTGTATCGCCTGACGTTGGCGGCGTGGCCCGTGCCCGCGAATTGGCCAAGCGGATCAATGCTCCGCTGTCGATCGTGGACAAACGTCGCGAAAAACCCGGCGAGATCGCGGAGATGACCGTGATCGGGGATGTCACCGACAAGATCTGTCTGATCGTTGATGACATGTGCGACACGGCGGGCACCCTGTGCAAGGCCGCCCAGGTGCTGTTGGACAATGGTGCCAAGGAAGTTCACGCCTATATTACCCACGGCGTCATGAGCGGTCCCGCAGTTGAACGGGTGTCCAATTCGGTGATGAAATCGCTGGTGCTGACGGATTCGATCCAACCCACTGACGAAGTGCGCAACTGTCCCAATATCCGGATCGTACCGACCGCACCGATCTTTACCCAGGCTATTCTGAACATCTGGCATGGGACTTCGGTATCCTCTTTGTTTGAAGACAAAACCCTGACGCCCATTTATGAGGCCCTGTACAACCGCTGA
- a CDS encoding 2-hydroxychromene-2-carboxylate isomerase — translation MADVDFYFSTLSPYTYLAGNRLEEMAARHGARVTYKPLDIMGLFSRTGGTAPKDRHPNRQSYRTEDLIRQAARAEMPLNAKPMFWPTNAAPSSYALIAAQSTGGGNLGALLQAISRACWAEEKDIAQDDVIKDCLSGAGFDPGLADSGLLAGAETYAANLEEAVERGVFGAPFYVTSDGAHFWGQDRLDDLAWHLARTGA, via the coding sequence ATGGCCGATGTCGATTTCTACTTTTCCACCCTGTCCCCCTATACCTACCTTGCTGGCAACCGGTTGGAGGAGATGGCCGCCCGTCACGGGGCCAGAGTTACCTATAAGCCTCTGGATATCATGGGGTTGTTCTCGCGTACCGGGGGCACAGCGCCCAAAGATCGGCATCCGAATCGTCAATCCTATCGCACCGAAGATCTGATCCGTCAGGCGGCCCGCGCCGAAATGCCGCTGAATGCGAAGCCTATGTTCTGGCCGACAAATGCCGCACCGTCATCCTATGCGCTGATTGCGGCTCAATCTACCGGGGGGGGCAATCTGGGGGCGTTGTTGCAGGCGATTTCACGTGCTTGCTGGGCCGAGGAAAAGGATATCGCCCAGGATGATGTGATCAAGGACTGCCTGAGTGGTGCTGGGTTTGATCCGGGTCTGGCCGATAGTGGCCTGCTGGCAGGAGCCGAAACCTATGCCGCCAATCTCGAAGAGGCTGTCGAACGCGGCGTGTTCGGCGCACCATTTTACGTAACGTCTGATGGGGCCCATTTCTGGGGTCAGGACAGATTGGATGATCTGGCGTGGCATTTGGCCCGGACTGGCGCATGA
- a CDS encoding alpha/beta hydrolase, whose translation MKDRDAAVPQPLFVRSFGQGPRQALALHCTIAHSGTWRGLASELGDELTLITPDFLSHGRSPDWDREGTYQDRMVAACLPFFDQKMDLIGHSFGATVALCLAVLYPERVRSLTLIEPVFFAVAIADDPICVQQHEKDAEPFTTALTNGDEALGARLFNRMWSTGDAPRWPDLPQSTRDAMIRGIHVVGASRDSIYLDLAGVLKPGVLERVTAPVQLLRGSLTHPVIDVINEGLCRRLPNARSAVVEGAGHMLPITNPRETARFVHDLLKRSA comes from the coding sequence ATGAAAGATAGGGACGCCGCGGTCCCGCAACCGCTTTTTGTGCGTTCCTTTGGGCAGGGGCCACGGCAGGCGCTGGCGCTGCATTGTACCATTGCCCATTCCGGAACCTGGCGGGGACTGGCCAGCGAGCTCGGTGACGAGCTCACGTTGATCACACCCGACTTCCTGTCCCACGGCCGCAGTCCGGATTGGGATCGTGAAGGGACCTATCAGGACCGCATGGTTGCGGCCTGCCTGCCGTTCTTTGACCAGAAAATGGATTTGATCGGTCATTCCTTTGGGGCAACCGTGGCGTTGTGTCTGGCTGTGTTGTATCCAGAGCGGGTGCGCAGCCTGACGTTGATCGAACCTGTGTTTTTTGCTGTGGCGATCGCAGATGATCCGATCTGCGTTCAACAGCACGAAAAGGACGCGGAACCCTTTACCACGGCTCTGACCAATGGGGACGAAGCGCTGGGGGCGCGCCTGTTCAACAGGATGTGGAGCACGGGGGATGCGCCGCGGTGGCCCGACTTGCCCCAGAGCACACGCGACGCGATGATCCGCGGGATACATGTGGTCGGTGCCAGCCGTGATTCAATCTATCTGGATTTGGCAGGGGTGCTCAAACCGGGCGTGTTGGAGCGTGTTACAGCGCCAGTCCAGCTGCTCAGGGGGAGCCTGACCCATCCGGTGATCGACGTCATCAACGAGGGCCTGTGCAGACGTCTGCCCAATGCCAGATCTGCCGTTGTCGAGGGGGCGGGTCACATGTTGCCGATCACCAATCCCCGTGAAACCGCGCGCTTTGTCCATGACCTGCTGAAGCGGTCAGCTTGA
- a CDS encoding low specificity L-threonine aldolase, whose translation MFFASDNSGPVHGQILDLLTQANQGFAMAYGADDLMDEVRARLRDLFEAPEAAVYLVATGTAANSLALATLSQPWQTIFCTRVAHIHEDECNAPEFYSGGAKLTLVGDGDRMTPADLRSAIEAEETRGVHGPQRGPVSITQVTERGTIYSLDQLNAVTKVAQDHGLPVHMDGARFANALVALGCSPAEMTWKAGVDAVSFGGTKNGCMGVEAVIFFDPKHAWEFELRRKRGAHLFSKHRFLSAQMAAYLKDDLWLTCAQAANEKCARLVDGLRTAGAEFLHEPQANMVFAALPRSTHERLFAAGAQYHLWGSNLEGDNSEEMLTARFVCDWSISETDIDRFLRLL comes from the coding sequence ATGTTTTTTGCCTCTGACAATTCCGGCCCGGTTCACGGCCAGATTCTGGATCTTTTGACCCAGGCCAATCAAGGCTTTGCCATGGCTTACGGTGCCGATGATCTGATGGACGAAGTGCGCGCACGTCTTCGGGACCTGTTCGAGGCCCCCGAGGCCGCTGTCTACCTGGTTGCGACCGGCACGGCGGCCAATTCTCTGGCTTTGGCAACGCTGAGCCAACCCTGGCAAACGATCTTCTGCACACGGGTTGCCCACATCCACGAGGATGAATGCAATGCGCCCGAATTCTATTCCGGCGGTGCCAAGCTGACCCTGGTGGGCGACGGCGACAGGATGACACCGGCAGACCTGCGCAGTGCCATCGAGGCCGAAGAGACCAGAGGCGTGCACGGTCCGCAACGTGGACCTGTATCGATCACCCAGGTCACCGAACGTGGCACGATTTACTCGCTGGACCAACTGAATGCCGTCACCAAAGTTGCCCAGGACCACGGGCTGCCTGTCCACATGGATGGGGCGCGTTTTGCCAATGCGCTGGTGGCGCTAGGCTGCAGCCCGGCTGAGATGACCTGGAAGGCTGGCGTGGATGCAGTCTCCTTTGGTGGAACCAAAAATGGGTGTATGGGCGTCGAGGCGGTGATCTTCTTTGATCCCAAACACGCCTGGGAATTTGAACTGCGCCGCAAGCGTGGCGCGCATCTGTTTTCCAAGCACCGGTTCTTGTCCGCCCAAATGGCCGCCTACCTCAAAGACGACCTGTGGCTGACATGTGCCCAGGCGGCCAATGAAAAATGCGCCCGTCTGGTGGATGGTTTGCGCACGGCGGGTGCGGAATTCCTGCATGAACCGCAGGCCAACATGGTGTTTGCCGCGCTGCCCCGTTCGACCCACGAACGCCTGTTCGCAGCCGGGGCACAATACCATCTCTGGGGTTCAAACCTGGAGGGAGACAATTCCGAGGAGATGCTCACGGCCCGGTTTGTCTGCGATTGGTCGATCAGCGAAACCGATATCGACCGGTTTCTACGCTTGCTGTAA
- a CDS encoding YcgN family cysteine cluster protein, protein MSDPIDRGGLTPHFWERKPLNKLNQQEWEALCDGCGKCCLNKLEDEDSGEVALTRVACRLLDDDSCRCVQYDIRHQFVPECIVLKPDNLDTHAYWMPQTCAYRLLWQGEPLPGWHPLITGTSDSVHEAGVSVRGLTVSEFETPEDEWEDHIIEEPI, encoded by the coding sequence ATGAGCGATCCAATCGACCGTGGCGGGCTGACCCCGCATTTTTGGGAGCGCAAGCCGCTGAACAAGCTGAACCAGCAGGAATGGGAAGCTTTGTGCGATGGCTGCGGCAAGTGTTGCCTGAACAAGCTGGAGGACGAGGACAGCGGCGAAGTGGCCCTGACCCGCGTTGCCTGCCGCCTGCTGGACGATGACAGCTGTCGCTGCGTCCAATATGATATTCGTCATCAATTCGTACCCGAATGCATCGTGTTGAAGCCGGATAATCTGGACACCCACGCCTATTGGATGCCCCAGACCTGTGCCTACCGCCTGCTGTGGCAAGGCGAGCCGTTGCCCGGCTGGCACCCTCTGATCACCGGCACATCCGACAGCGTCCACGAGGCCGGTGTTTCGGTGCGCGGCCTGACGGTTTCGGAATTCGAAACCCCCGAGGACGAGTGGGAAGATCATATCATCGAGGAGCCGATCTGA
- a CDS encoding bifunctional riboflavin kinase/FAD synthetase, which produces MRTIRDYQFVEPQDRGATVAIGNFDGVHLGHQSVIDLARKAAPDAPLGVMTFEPHPRAFFAPTAPPFRLMHAETRANRLEKLGVERLYELNFNTALSSLTPEGFARDVIADGLGLSHVVVGADFCFGKGRSGNAEDLKRFGKEMGFGVTIAPLMEQSENTVSSTAIRTALSQGHPRDAAAMLGHWHRIEGEVIGGEQRGRELGFPTANMSIDGLHQPAFGVYAVLVDVLDGPHQGSYHGAASMGVRPMFDGDHPNLETFLFDFSGDLYGSTLSVALVDFLRPELQFDGLDALIAQMDADCAKARDILGTL; this is translated from the coding sequence ATGCGTACGATCCGAGATTACCAATTCGTCGAACCCCAGGACCGCGGTGCCACCGTGGCCATTGGCAATTTTGACGGTGTGCACCTGGGTCACCAATCGGTGATTGACCTGGCGCGCAAAGCCGCCCCGGATGCGCCTTTGGGTGTGATGACCTTTGAACCGCACCCGCGCGCCTTCTTTGCCCCAACTGCCCCGCCCTTTCGTCTGATGCATGCCGAAACACGCGCGAACCGGTTGGAAAAGCTGGGAGTGGAGCGGCTGTATGAGCTGAACTTCAACACGGCCCTGTCCAGCCTCACCCCCGAAGGATTCGCCCGCGACGTGATCGCAGACGGCCTGGGGCTGTCCCATGTGGTTGTTGGTGCCGATTTCTGTTTCGGCAAGGGGCGCAGTGGCAATGCCGAAGACCTGAAACGCTTTGGGAAAGAAATGGGGTTCGGTGTCACGATTGCTCCCCTGATGGAACAGTCGGAAAACACCGTTTCATCAACCGCAATCCGCACCGCGCTCAGCCAGGGCCACCCTCGGGACGCGGCCGCCATGCTGGGCCATTGGCACCGCATCGAAGGCGAAGTGATCGGCGGCGAACAGCGCGGACGCGAGCTCGGATTTCCGACAGCCAATATGTCCATCGACGGGCTGCACCAGCCCGCCTTTGGAGTCTATGCCGTGTTGGTTGACGTGCTGGATGGTCCGCATCAGGGCAGCTATCACGGGGCCGCCTCCATGGGGGTTCGCCCCATGTTTGACGGCGATCACCCCAATCTGGAAACCTTCCTGTTTGATTTCTCCGGCGACCTCTATGGATCGACCCTGTCCGTGGCCCTGGTCGACTTCCTTCGACCCGAGTTGCAATTCGACGGGTTGGATGCGCTGATCGCCCAGATGGATGCAGATTGTGCCAAGGCACGTGATATTTTGGGCACCTTATGA
- a CDS encoding MaoC family dehydratase codes for MLDNLPRGTICIEDIEMGMSRYLRKIVTDEDIEMFAQVSTDRNPVHLDDDYARDTIFQGRIAHGMLTAGLISAVIGEQLPGHGTVYMGQSLKFLAPVRPGDTVYAEVKVVDIDMAKRRVKLDCHCSVDGKKVLAGEAMVLAPSRKFD; via the coding sequence ATGTTGGATAACCTGCCGCGCGGAACCATCTGCATTGAAGACATCGAGATGGGAATGTCCCGCTATCTGCGCAAAATCGTCACCGATGAAGACATCGAAATGTTTGCCCAGGTTTCGACCGACCGCAATCCGGTGCATCTGGATGACGACTATGCGCGCGACACGATCTTTCAGGGACGGATTGCCCACGGGATGCTTACAGCTGGCCTGATCTCGGCGGTCATCGGTGAACAGCTGCCCGGACACGGCACGGTCTATATGGGCCAATCGCTGAAATTCCTGGCTCCTGTGCGCCCGGGCGATACGGTTTATGCCGAAGTCAAAGTCGTGGACATCGACATGGCAAAACGCCGGGTCAAGCTGGACTGCCATTGTTCCGTCGACGGCAAGAAGGTGCTCGCAGGCGAAGCCATGGTTCTGGCACCATCGCGCAAGTTCGACTGA